From a region of the Vallicoccus soli genome:
- a CDS encoding DUF7455 domain-containing protein, with amino-acid sequence MTTTLAPSGALTAQDRCDRCGAQAYVRVVLASGGELLFCAHHGRKYDEGLRKVAVDIQDESDRLDTTPGTAAPEER; translated from the coding sequence GTGACGACGACGCTCGCACCCTCCGGTGCGCTGACCGCCCAGGACCGCTGCGACCGCTGCGGGGCGCAGGCCTACGTCCGCGTAGTGCTGGCCTCCGGCGGCGAGCTGCTCTTCTGCGCGCACCACGGGCGCAAGTACGACGAGGGCCTGCGCAAGGTGGCGGTGGACATCCAGGACGAGTCCGACCGCCTCGACACCACGCCGGGGACGGCTGCTCCCGAGGAGCGCTGA
- a CDS encoding DNA gyrase/topoisomerase IV subunit B, protein MTAQPVTRAAAATSARSDGEFEPDAYTARNLLVLEGLEAVRKRPGMYIGSTDSRGLMHCLWEIIDNAVDEALAGHCSRIDVHLHADGSIEVRDDGRGIPVDVEPRTGLSGVEVVMTKLHAGGKFGGGSYAASGGLHGVGASVVNALSARLDVEVDRASKVHALSFRRGQPGTFDGDGPAAAFTPGSGLQVVRRAKRGVTGTRVRFWPDRQIFLREAALDVDGLYDRARQTAFLVPGLAIHVADERGAERRDEVFRFDGGIGEFCDFLAADAPVSDTLRLQGRGHFRETVPMLDEQGHMTPTEVERDLGVDVALRWGTGYDTTVRSFVNIIATPKGGTHMSGFERGLTRTLNDALKAAKVLRAAEPDVLKEDVLEGLTAVVTVRLSEPQFEGQTKEVLGTSAASRIVARVVEQELGALLKSPRRGDKQAARMILDKVASAARTRIAARAHKELQRRKNALETSSLPAKLADCRSDDVDRTELFIVEGDSALGTAKPARDSEFQALLPIRGKILNVQKASASDMLKNAECASIIQVVGAGSGRTFDLDSARYGRVILMSDADVDGAHIRCLLLTLFYRTMRPLVEAGRVFAAVPPLHRIEVAGAGKRPAEYVYTYSDEEMRRTMADLQKRGRKTKPPQRYKGLGEMDASQLAETTMDPRTRTLRRVTLRDAEAAERVFELLMGNEVAPRREFIVDGAAKVDRERVDV, encoded by the coding sequence GTGACCGCCCAGCCCGTGACCCGCGCGGCCGCCGCGACCAGCGCGCGCAGCGACGGCGAGTTCGAGCCCGACGCGTACACCGCCCGCAACCTGCTCGTCCTCGAGGGCCTCGAGGCGGTGCGCAAGCGCCCGGGGATGTACATCGGCTCGACCGACTCCCGCGGCCTCATGCACTGCCTCTGGGAGATCATCGACAACGCGGTCGACGAGGCGCTGGCCGGGCACTGCAGCCGCATCGACGTCCACCTGCACGCCGACGGCTCGATCGAGGTGCGCGACGACGGGCGCGGCATCCCCGTCGACGTCGAGCCGCGCACCGGGCTGTCCGGCGTCGAGGTCGTCATGACCAAGCTGCACGCGGGCGGCAAGTTCGGCGGGGGGTCGTACGCGGCCTCCGGCGGCCTGCACGGCGTCGGCGCCTCGGTCGTCAACGCGCTCTCGGCCCGGCTCGACGTCGAGGTCGACCGGGCCTCGAAGGTGCACGCGCTGAGCTTCCGCCGCGGGCAGCCGGGCACGTTCGACGGCGACGGGCCGGCCGCGGCCTTCACCCCGGGCTCCGGGCTGCAGGTCGTGCGCAGGGCCAAGCGCGGGGTCACCGGCACCCGGGTGCGGTTCTGGCCCGACCGGCAGATCTTCCTGCGCGAGGCCGCCCTCGACGTCGACGGGCTGTACGACCGCGCCCGCCAGACCGCCTTCCTCGTCCCCGGCCTCGCCATCCACGTCGCCGACGAGCGCGGCGCCGAGCGGCGCGACGAGGTGTTCCGGTTCGACGGGGGCATCGGCGAGTTCTGCGACTTCCTCGCCGCGGACGCGCCGGTCAGCGACACCCTGCGCCTGCAGGGCCGGGGGCACTTCCGCGAGACGGTGCCGATGCTCGACGAGCAGGGCCACATGACGCCCACCGAGGTCGAGCGCGACCTCGGCGTGGACGTCGCGCTGCGCTGGGGGACCGGCTACGACACGACGGTCCGCTCCTTCGTGAACATCATCGCCACCCCCAAGGGCGGCACGCACATGTCGGGCTTCGAGCGGGGGCTGACGCGCACGCTCAACGACGCCCTCAAGGCCGCGAAGGTGCTGCGCGCCGCGGAGCCCGACGTGCTCAAGGAGGACGTCCTCGAGGGCCTCACCGCCGTGGTGACGGTGCGCCTGTCCGAGCCGCAGTTCGAGGGCCAGACCAAGGAGGTCCTCGGCACCTCGGCCGCCTCGCGCATCGTGGCCCGCGTCGTCGAGCAGGAGCTCGGCGCGCTGCTCAAGAGCCCGAGGCGCGGCGACAAGCAGGCCGCCCGCATGATCCTGGACAAGGTGGCGTCGGCGGCCCGCACCCGGATCGCCGCCCGGGCGCACAAGGAGCTCCAGCGGCGCAAGAACGCCCTGGAGACCTCCTCGCTGCCGGCGAAGCTCGCCGACTGCCGCAGCGACGACGTCGACCGCACCGAGCTGTTCATCGTCGAGGGCGACTCCGCCCTGGGCACCGCCAAGCCCGCGCGCGACTCGGAGTTCCAGGCGCTGCTGCCGATCCGCGGCAAGATCCTCAACGTCCAGAAGGCGTCGGCCTCGGACATGCTGAAGAACGCCGAGTGCGCCTCGATCATCCAGGTCGTGGGCGCCGGGTCGGGGCGCACGTTCGACCTCGACAGCGCGCGCTACGGCCGGGTGATCCTCATGTCCGACGCCGACGTGGACGGCGCGCACATCCGGTGCCTGCTGCTCACGCTCTTCTACCGGACCATGCGCCCCCTCGTGGAGGCCGGGCGCGTCTTCGCCGCCGTCCCGCCGCTGCACCGCATCGAGGTCGCCGGCGCCGGCAAGCGCCCCGCCGAGTACGTCTACACGTACAGCGACGAGGAGATGCGCCGCACCATGGCCGACCTGCAGAAGCGCGGCCGCAAGACCAAGCCCCCGCAGCGCTACAAGGGCCTCGGCGAGATGGACGCGAGCCAGCTCGCCGAGACGACGATGGACCCCCGCACGCGTACGCTCCGCCGGGTCACCCTGCGCGACGCCGAGGCGGCCGAGCGGGTGTTCGAGCTGCTCATGGGCAACGAGGTGGCCCCGCGCCGCGAGTTCATCGTGGACGGCGCGGCGAAGGTGGACCGGGAGCGCGTGGACGTCTGA
- a CDS encoding hemolysin family protein, producing MSDLTAVLLAVLLLAGNAFFVGAEFALISARRTQVEPRAQAGSRAARTTLRAMEHVSLMMAGAQLGITMCSLGLGALGEPAVAHLVEPVFERLGLPEGLVHPLAFVVALSVVVTLHMVLGEMVPKNLAIAGPERAALLLGPPLWYVVAVLRPVIVALNLVANAVLRLVRVEPQDEVASTFTADQVAAFVEESRREGLLDPDEHQLLTGVLGFGGETVRTAAIGLGEVVAVDEGESVAALEALCARSGFSRFPVRGPGGALVGYVHLKDLLGTPEDRLDAPLDPGLVRALVTVGLDAPLREALVAMQAAGAHMARATEPGSGRVGGVVMLEDVLERLVGEVVDAGQRTGAAS from the coding sequence GTGAGCGACCTGACCGCGGTGCTGCTCGCGGTGCTGCTGCTGGCCGGCAACGCCTTCTTCGTCGGCGCCGAGTTCGCCCTCATCTCCGCGCGGCGCACCCAGGTCGAGCCCCGCGCGCAGGCCGGGTCGCGGGCCGCCCGCACCACGCTCAGGGCCATGGAGCACGTCTCGCTCATGATGGCCGGCGCCCAGCTCGGCATCACCATGTGCTCGCTCGGCCTCGGCGCCCTCGGCGAGCCGGCGGTGGCGCACCTCGTCGAGCCGGTGTTCGAGCGGCTGGGCCTGCCGGAGGGCCTCGTGCACCCCCTGGCGTTCGTCGTGGCGCTGTCCGTCGTGGTGACCCTGCACATGGTGCTCGGCGAGATGGTGCCGAAGAACCTCGCCATCGCCGGCCCGGAGCGCGCCGCCCTGCTGCTCGGCCCCCCGCTCTGGTACGTCGTGGCCGTGCTGCGCCCCGTCATCGTGGCGCTGAACCTCGTGGCGAACGCGGTGCTGCGGCTGGTGCGCGTCGAGCCCCAGGACGAGGTCGCCTCGACCTTCACCGCCGACCAGGTGGCCGCCTTCGTCGAGGAGTCGCGGCGCGAGGGCCTGCTCGACCCCGACGAGCACCAGCTCCTCACCGGGGTCCTGGGCTTCGGCGGCGAGACGGTGCGCACCGCCGCCATCGGGCTCGGGGAGGTCGTCGCGGTCGACGAGGGGGAGTCCGTGGCGGCGCTGGAGGCCCTGTGCGCCCGCAGCGGCTTCTCCCGGTTCCCGGTGCGCGGGCCCGGGGGCGCGCTCGTCGGCTACGTGCACCTGAAGGACCTGCTGGGCACCCCCGAGGACCGGCTCGACGCGCCGCTGGACCCGGGGCTGGTCCGGGCGCTGGTGACCGTCGGCCTCGACGCGCCGCTGCGCGAGGCGCTCGTCGCGATGCAGGCCGCGGGGGCGCACATGGCGCGCGCCACCGAGCCGGGCAGCGGCCGCGTCGGCGGCGTGGTCATGCTCGAGGACGTCCTCGAGCGCCTCGTCGGCGAGGTGGTCGACGCGGGGCAGCGCACCGGCGCCGCGTCGTGA
- the ptsP gene encoding phosphoenolpyruvate--protein phosphotransferase yields the protein MAGGRARLTGLGVSAGTAAGPVARLGEAPRPPADEVNGPDPATEVVRAEKAFTAVAEDLEARAASVGGESAQILTATAMLARDPGLWASVKGLITSGTPTAHAVDQGVEGFCTMLEQVGGYMGERVADLRDVRDRTLAVLLERPMPGVPHPGQPYVLVADDLAPADTATLDPGEVLGIVTAGGGPTSHTAILAKSLGIPAVVRCGDARTLAEGATVVVDGSRGEVLLDPTADELDDVVRRREARAAVAAASTGPGRTADGHPVALLVNVGTVEQARAAGAVESEGVGLFRTEFLFLDRRTAPTVEEQVASYTAVFEAFAGRRVVLRTLDAGADKPMPFVTLSEEPNPALGVRGLRTAQRSPEVLADQLTAVARAAEQTGADVRVMAPMVATPAEAVGFAALAREHGIGTVGVMVEVPAAALRARAVLAGVDFVSLGTNDLTQYAMAADREAGDLAELLDPWQPALLDLVASTGAAGEELGKPVGVCGEAASDPLLALVLVGLGVSSLSMAPGALPAVRHALGAHTREQCRELARLARAADDAAGAKEAVRAAAAPEVVAAL from the coding sequence GTGGCCGGCGGCCGGGCCCGCCTCACGGGGCTGGGGGTCAGCGCCGGCACCGCCGCGGGGCCCGTCGCCCGCCTCGGCGAGGCCCCCCGGCCGCCGGCCGACGAGGTCAACGGCCCCGACCCCGCGACCGAGGTCGTCCGGGCGGAGAAGGCGTTCACCGCGGTCGCGGAGGACCTCGAGGCGCGCGCGGCGAGCGTCGGCGGCGAGAGCGCGCAGATCCTCACCGCCACCGCGATGCTCGCCCGCGACCCCGGCCTGTGGGCCTCGGTCAAGGGGCTCATCACCTCCGGCACGCCCACCGCCCACGCCGTCGACCAGGGCGTCGAGGGCTTCTGCACCATGCTCGAGCAGGTCGGCGGCTACATGGGCGAGCGCGTCGCGGACCTGCGCGACGTGCGCGACCGCACGCTCGCCGTGCTGCTCGAGCGGCCCATGCCCGGCGTGCCGCACCCGGGGCAGCCGTACGTCCTCGTCGCCGACGACCTCGCACCGGCCGACACAGCGACGCTCGACCCGGGCGAGGTGCTCGGCATCGTCACCGCGGGCGGCGGCCCGACGAGCCACACGGCGATCCTCGCCAAGAGCCTCGGCATCCCGGCCGTGGTGCGCTGCGGCGACGCCCGCACGCTCGCTGAGGGCGCCACCGTCGTCGTCGACGGCTCGCGCGGCGAGGTCCTGCTCGACCCGACGGCGGACGAGCTGGACGACGTCGTCCGGCGCCGCGAGGCCCGCGCGGCCGTGGCGGCGGCGAGCACCGGTCCCGGCCGCACCGCCGACGGGCACCCGGTCGCGCTGCTCGTCAACGTCGGCACCGTCGAGCAGGCGCGCGCCGCCGGCGCCGTGGAGAGCGAGGGCGTGGGGCTCTTCCGCACCGAGTTCCTCTTCCTCGACCGGCGCACCGCGCCGACGGTCGAGGAGCAGGTCGCGTCGTACACCGCGGTCTTCGAGGCGTTCGCCGGGCGGCGCGTCGTCCTGCGCACGCTCGACGCGGGCGCGGACAAGCCGATGCCGTTCGTGACGCTCTCGGAGGAGCCGAACCCGGCGCTGGGCGTGCGGGGGCTGCGCACCGCGCAGCGCTCCCCCGAGGTGCTCGCCGACCAGCTCACCGCCGTCGCGCGGGCGGCGGAGCAGACCGGGGCCGACGTGCGGGTCATGGCGCCGATGGTCGCCACGCCCGCCGAGGCCGTCGGCTTCGCCGCGCTCGCCCGCGAGCACGGCATCGGCACCGTCGGGGTCATGGTCGAGGTGCCCGCCGCGGCGCTGCGGGCCCGCGCGGTGCTCGCCGGCGTGGACTTCGTGAGCCTCGGGACCAACGACCTCACGCAGTACGCGATGGCCGCGGACCGCGAGGCCGGCGACCTCGCCGAGCTGCTCGACCCGTGGCAGCCCGCGCTGCTCGACCTCGTCGCGTCCACCGGCGCGGCTGGCGAGGAGCTCGGCAAGCCGGTCGGCGTCTGCGGCGAGGCCGCCTCGGACCCGCTGCTCGCGCTCGTGCTCGTCGGGCTCGGCGTGTCGAGCCTGTCCATGGCCCCGGGCGCGCTGCCCGCGGTGCGCCACGCGCTCGGCGCGCACACCCGCGAGCAGTGCCGCGAGCTCGCCCGCCTCGCCCGCGCCGCCGACGACGCGGCCGGGGCGAAGGAGGCCGTACGGGCCGCCGCCGCGCCGGAGGTCGTCGCGGCGCTCTGA
- a CDS encoding HPr family phosphocarrier protein, which yields MAERRVTIGSSVGLHARPAALFTQAAARQPVPVTIGKADTESVDARSMLLVMTLNAQHGDEVILRAEGDGAEAALEELAELLARDLDAPEGA from the coding sequence ATGGCAGAACGCCGCGTGACCATCGGCTCGAGCGTCGGCCTGCACGCCCGGCCGGCGGCCCTCTTCACCCAGGCCGCCGCGCGCCAGCCGGTCCCCGTGACCATCGGCAAGGCCGACACCGAGTCCGTCGACGCGCGCAGCATGCTCCTCGTCATGACGCTCAACGCGCAGCACGGCGACGAGGTAATCCTGCGGGCCGAGGGCGACGGCGCCGAGGCGGCCCTGGAGGAGCTGGCCGAGCTCCTCGCCCGCGACCTCGACGCGCCCGAGGGGGCCTGA
- a CDS encoding RNA polymerase sigma factor: MFVSSVSRPLPPEFSIPQVQDLFQRGKGQGFVTPDDLRQVLEQAAIPMSRMKAVLRSLSEEGVTVKVDEGLAAPAPRTRKVVAAAAAKRATAAVTRPAPEEGDAPVEAPVLAAAPAPRAAKAAKPARKSAAKAVAAAPAAAPGAPATGPEGDAEPAGPAEGEVAAEGEVEAFTLSDDDDDAPVQQVATAGATADPVKDYLKQIGKVALLNAEQEVELAKRIEAGLFAEEKLAGGEKLAPRLKRELEWIAEDGRRAKNHLLEANLRLVVSLAKRYTGRGMLFLDLIQEGNLGLIRAVEKFDYTKGYKFSTYATWWIRQAITRAMADQARTIRIPVHMVEVINKLARVQRQMLQDLGREPTPEELAKELDMTPEKVVEVQKYGREPISLHTPLGEDGDSEFGDLIEDSEAVVPADAVSFTLLQEQLHSVLDTLSEREAGVVSMRFGLTDGQPKTLDEIGKVYGVTRERIRQIESKTMSKLRHPSRSQVLRDYLD, translated from the coding sequence TTGTTCGTGTCGTCGGTGAGTCGTCCGCTGCCGCCCGAGTTCTCCATCCCGCAGGTCCAGGACCTGTTCCAGCGGGGCAAGGGCCAGGGCTTCGTCACGCCCGACGACCTGCGCCAGGTCCTCGAGCAGGCGGCGATCCCCATGTCCCGCATGAAGGCCGTCCTGCGCAGCCTCAGCGAGGAGGGCGTCACCGTGAAGGTCGACGAGGGGCTCGCCGCCCCCGCGCCGCGCACCCGCAAGGTCGTCGCGGCCGCCGCCGCGAAGCGCGCCACGGCCGCCGTGACGCGCCCGGCCCCCGAGGAGGGCGACGCGCCGGTCGAGGCCCCGGTGCTCGCCGCGGCCCCCGCCCCGCGGGCGGCCAAGGCCGCCAAGCCGGCGCGCAAGAGCGCCGCCAAGGCGGTCGCCGCCGCGCCGGCCGCCGCGCCGGGCGCTCCGGCGACCGGGCCCGAGGGCGACGCCGAGCCGGCCGGGCCCGCGGAGGGCGAGGTCGCGGCCGAGGGCGAGGTCGAGGCGTTCACGCTGTCCGACGACGACGACGACGCGCCGGTGCAGCAGGTCGCCACCGCCGGTGCGACCGCCGACCCGGTGAAGGACTACCTCAAGCAGATCGGCAAGGTCGCCCTGCTCAACGCCGAGCAGGAGGTCGAGCTCGCCAAGCGCATCGAGGCCGGGCTCTTCGCCGAGGAGAAGCTGGCCGGCGGGGAGAAGCTCGCACCGCGCCTCAAGCGCGAGCTCGAGTGGATCGCCGAGGACGGCCGCCGGGCGAAGAACCACCTGCTCGAGGCCAACCTGCGCCTCGTCGTCTCGCTGGCCAAGCGCTACACCGGGCGCGGCATGCTCTTCTTGGACCTCATCCAGGAGGGCAACCTGGGCCTGATCCGCGCGGTCGAGAAGTTCGACTACACCAAGGGCTACAAGTTCTCGACGTACGCCACGTGGTGGATCCGCCAGGCCATCACCCGCGCGATGGCCGACCAGGCCCGCACCATCCGCATCCCGGTGCACATGGTCGAGGTCATCAACAAGCTCGCCCGCGTGCAGCGCCAGATGCTCCAGGACCTCGGGCGCGAGCCCACCCCGGAGGAGCTCGCCAAGGAGCTCGACATGACCCCCGAGAAGGTCGTCGAGGTCCAGAAGTACGGCCGCGAGCCCATCTCCCTGCACACCCCCCTCGGCGAGGACGGCGACAGCGAGTTCGGCGACCTCATCGAGGACTCCGAGGCCGTCGTGCCGGCCGACGCGGTCAGCTTCACGCTCCTGCAGGAGCAGCTGCACTCGGTGCTCGACACGCTCTCCGAGCGCGAGGCGGGCGTGGTCTCGATGCGCTTCGGCCTCACCGACGGCCAGCCGAAGACGCTCGACGAGATCGGCAAGGTGTACGGCGTCACGCGCGAGCGCATCCGCCAGATCGAGTCCAAGACGATGTCCAAGCTGCGCCACCCGTCGCGCTCGCAGGTGCTGCGCGACTACCTGGACTGA
- a CDS encoding universal stress protein: protein MTIVVGYVPKAEGRAALRRAAEEARLRRTKLVVLNSHRGGRDLDAEENARSEAELARVGEELAAAGVEHEVRQLVRGLEPAEDLIAVAEEESADFIVIGLRRRSPVGKLILGSNAQRILLDAPCPVLAVKAEED from the coding sequence ATGACGATCGTGGTGGGCTACGTGCCCAAGGCCGAGGGGCGCGCCGCCCTGCGCCGCGCGGCCGAGGAGGCGCGGCTGCGCCGGACGAAGCTCGTCGTCCTCAACTCGCACCGCGGCGGGCGCGACCTCGACGCGGAGGAGAACGCGCGCTCGGAGGCGGAGCTGGCCCGCGTCGGCGAGGAGCTCGCCGCCGCCGGCGTCGAGCACGAGGTGCGCCAGCTCGTCCGCGGCCTCGAGCCGGCCGAGGACCTCATCGCCGTGGCCGAGGAGGAGTCGGCGGACTTCATCGTCATCGGCCTGCGCCGGCGCAGCCCGGTCGGCAAGCTCATCCTCGGCAGCAACGCCCAGCGCATCCTGCTCGACGCCCCGTGCCCCGTCCTGGCGGTGAAGGCCGAGGAGGACTAG
- a CDS encoding hemolysin family protein, translated as MTEWLLLLAAVGLIGANALFVAAEFSFVTVDRAAVERRAAEGDRRADGLLSALRTLSTQLSGAQLGITVTSLVVGFIAEPSLATLLRGPLGLAGLGEGATSAVALAVAFAVATAVQMVLGELVPKNWAIAQPLRVGRAVAGAQRGATAVAGPLIRLLNGLANAVVRALGVEPREELASARSAQELASLAARSGQEGTLDRSQAELLARSVEFGERRAADAMTPRPRVTFVRADDPVDAVLALAARTGHARFPVTGEGVDDVVGAVHFKHALAVPRAERAATPVSRVVRDVPAVPSTMELDPLLAVLRGAGLQLAVVVDEYGGTDGIVTLEDLVEEIVGEIEDEQDEVDERVRAAGAGAWSLSGLLRPDEVEGTTGLALPEAQESDTLGGLLTERLGRLPAVGDEVGLVARDVAHPGEEGVVPRVEVRLRVLRLDGHRVDRVRLHRAPGATAVRPGGGAR; from the coding sequence GTGACCGAGTGGCTGCTGCTGCTCGCCGCGGTGGGCCTCATCGGCGCCAACGCGCTCTTCGTGGCCGCCGAGTTCTCCTTCGTGACCGTCGACCGCGCCGCGGTCGAGCGGCGGGCCGCCGAGGGCGACCGCCGCGCCGACGGGCTCCTGTCCGCGCTGCGCACCCTGTCCACGCAGCTCTCCGGGGCGCAGCTCGGCATCACCGTCACCAGCCTCGTCGTCGGGTTCATCGCCGAGCCGTCGCTGGCCACGCTGCTGCGCGGGCCGCTCGGCCTGGCCGGGCTCGGCGAGGGCGCCACCAGCGCCGTGGCGCTGGCCGTCGCCTTCGCCGTGGCGACGGCGGTGCAGATGGTGCTCGGCGAGCTCGTGCCCAAGAACTGGGCGATCGCGCAGCCGCTGCGGGTCGGGCGCGCCGTGGCCGGGGCCCAGCGCGGCGCCACGGCGGTGGCCGGCCCCCTCATCCGCCTGCTGAACGGCCTGGCGAACGCGGTCGTGCGCGCGCTCGGGGTCGAGCCGCGCGAGGAGCTCGCGAGCGCCCGCTCGGCGCAGGAGCTCGCCTCGCTGGCGGCCCGCTCCGGGCAGGAGGGGACGCTCGACCGGTCGCAGGCCGAGCTGCTCGCGCGCTCGGTCGAGTTCGGCGAGCGCCGCGCGGCGGACGCGATGACGCCGCGCCCGAGGGTCACGTTCGTCCGCGCCGACGACCCCGTCGACGCGGTCCTGGCGCTCGCCGCGCGCACCGGGCACGCCCGCTTCCCGGTGACGGGGGAGGGCGTCGACGACGTCGTCGGCGCGGTGCACTTCAAGCACGCCCTGGCCGTGCCCCGTGCCGAGCGGGCGGCGACGCCGGTGTCGCGGGTCGTGCGGGACGTGCCCGCCGTGCCCAGCACGATGGAGCTCGACCCGCTGCTGGCGGTGCTGCGCGGGGCGGGCCTGCAGCTGGCGGTGGTGGTCGACGAGTACGGCGGCACCGACGGCATCGTCACGCTGGAGGACCTCGTCGAGGAGATCGTCGGCGAGATCGAGGACGAGCAGGACGAGGTCGACGAGCGGGTGCGCGCCGCCGGCGCCGGGGCCTGGTCGCTGTCCGGGCTGCTGCGCCCCGACGAGGTCGAGGGCACCACCGGCCTCGCGCTGCCCGAGGCGCAGGAGAGCGACACGCTCGGCGGGCTGCTCACCGAGCGGCTCGGGCGCCTGCCCGCGGTCGGCGACGAGGTGGGCCTCGTGGCGCGCGACGTGGCCCACCCGGGCGAGGAGGGGGTCGTACCGCGCGTCGAGGTGCGCCTGCGGGTCCTGCGCCTCGACGGGCACCGCGTCGACCGGGTGCGCCTGCACCGCGCCCCCGGCGCCACCGCCGTCCGGCCCGGTGGGGGTGCGCGGTGA
- a CDS encoding CYTH and CHAD domain-containing protein — protein sequence MPRRTTSPSSTGTGPAGSPTGRTAAVPTSSYEVERTYALAPDAPLPDLAGAGEVAAVGAVSTHRLDATYWDTADLRLAARGVRLRRRTGGTDAGWHVKLPDGSGTTEVHLPPGRSGSVPRPLASLVAALVRDAELVPVARLRTRRTEHALVDAGGTVLALVADDDVQGEAYPRGDDGGDGAGSAAVLEHWREVEVELAPDADGRGTAVLDAVQERLLAAGAEAAEHPSKVGRVLGTTGASPWPGRAPRPRPKAAAGDVLTAHLREQVDALLAQDVRVRRDQPDAVHKMRVATRRLRSALRTFRPLLDEERTRPLGDELRWLAGELGGMRDREVLLARLLGDVAELPAEQVLGPVAARVESSLTSDFAAARRAALVELDGPRYRELVGALVELAAAPPLTPAAGERADRVLPPLVRKVHRRLLAEVEAARAGTTDEAYHEARKTAKRLRYAAEALTPAFGADARELAGRAEQVQEVLGEHQDSVVARDELRRLAGTAHRAGEDGFTYGLLWAREAARAAAAEAAVVGVAARLRGGKAKALYR from the coding sequence ATGCCGCGCCGCACCACCAGCCCCAGCAGCACCGGGACGGGCCCCGCGGGCTCCCCGACCGGTCGCACCGCCGCCGTGCCCACCAGCTCCTACGAGGTGGAGCGCACGTACGCCCTCGCCCCCGACGCCCCGCTGCCCGACCTGGCCGGCGCCGGCGAGGTGGCCGCGGTCGGTGCGGTGAGCACCCACCGGCTCGACGCGACGTACTGGGACACCGCCGACCTGCGCCTCGCCGCCCGCGGGGTGCGCCTGCGCCGGCGCACGGGCGGCACGGACGCCGGCTGGCACGTGAAGCTGCCCGACGGCAGCGGCACCACGGAGGTGCATCTCCCGCCGGGCCGGTCGGGGTCGGTCCCCCGGCCGCTGGCCTCCCTCGTGGCGGCCCTGGTCCGCGACGCCGAGCTCGTGCCCGTGGCGCGGCTGCGCACGCGGCGCACCGAGCACGCGCTGGTGGACGCCGGGGGGACGGTGCTCGCCCTCGTGGCGGACGACGACGTGCAGGGCGAGGCGTACCCCCGGGGGGACGACGGCGGGGACGGCGCCGGCAGCGCTGCGGTCCTCGAGCACTGGCGGGAGGTCGAGGTCGAGCTCGCCCCCGACGCGGACGGGCGCGGCACCGCCGTGCTCGACGCCGTGCAGGAGCGGCTGCTCGCCGCGGGCGCGGAGGCGGCGGAGCACCCGTCCAAGGTCGGGCGCGTCCTGGGGACCACCGGCGCGTCCCCGTGGCCCGGCCGGGCGCCCCGCCCGCGGCCCAAGGCCGCGGCCGGGGACGTGCTGACCGCGCACCTGCGCGAGCAGGTCGACGCCCTGCTGGCGCAGGACGTGCGGGTCCGGCGCGACCAGCCCGACGCCGTGCACAAGATGCGGGTGGCCACCCGCCGCCTGCGCTCGGCGCTGCGCACCTTCCGCCCGCTCCTGGACGAGGAGCGCACCCGGCCGCTGGGCGACGAGCTGCGCTGGCTCGCCGGCGAGCTCGGCGGGATGCGCGACCGCGAGGTGCTGCTGGCCCGCCTCCTCGGCGACGTCGCCGAGCTGCCGGCCGAGCAGGTCCTCGGCCCGGTCGCCGCCCGCGTCGAGTCGAGCCTCACCTCGGACTTCGCGGCGGCGCGGCGCGCGGCGCTCGTCGAGCTGGACGGCCCCCGCTACCGCGAGCTCGTCGGCGCCCTCGTCGAGCTCGCCGCGGCCCCGCCGCTCACCCCGGCCGCCGGCGAGCGGGCCGACCGGGTGCTGCCCCCGCTCGTGCGCAAGGTCCACCGCCGGCTGCTCGCGGAGGTGGAGGCCGCGCGCGCCGGGACGACCGACGAGGCGTACCACGAGGCCCGCAAGACGGCCAAGCGCCTGCGCTACGCCGCCGAGGCGCTCACCCCGGCCTTCGGGGCCGACGCCCGCGAGCTCGCCGGGCGCGCCGAGCAGGTGCAGGAGGTGCTCGGCGAGCACCAGGACTCCGTGGTGGCCCGCGACGAGCTGCGCCGGCTCGCCGGGACCGCCCACCGGGCGGGCGAGGACGGGTTCACGTACGGCCTGCTGTGGGCGCGCGAGGCGGCGCGGGCGGCCGCGGCCGAGGCGGCGGTCGTCGGCGTGGCGGCCCGCCTGCGCGGGGGGAAG